DNA sequence from the Butyricimonas faecalis genome:
CAATATACTGAACTCGACATCAAAATACGAATCGTCAATTAACGTACATAACTTATTGGCGGAACGATCATATATCTTGGCATCCAGATTGGCAATACGCCCACTGAAAGGAGCAATCAAATAACAACTTGCCAAACGGCGTTTTGCTGCCTCCAACTGATCAATCGCGTTATCATAACCGGACGAAATCTTCACATTCCGCAGGATAGCCGTCGGAATCCCTGTCGTGTCGGACGAGTACCCCTGCCCGATCAGTTTATCCTGCAAATCTATATTAGCCTTTTCCATGGCTCGACGACTCTTTTCCAATTCCACCAGTGCCTCCTTGTTATCAAGGGTTGCCAACACCGATCCTTTTTTCACGTATCCCCCGTTACTTCCGTTGATCGCGGTAATCACGCCCGTACCGTCAAAACTGAGATCGCTTTTAAAAACCGCACGCAACTTACCGTTACACACGATCTGTTTCTGGAAAGTCCGTTTTTTCAACACTAGCGTGTCAACCGTGATTAACGGACTCTGGCTTTCACTTTTACCGATTTCTTTCTCGTCTTTCTTTTTTTCGTTACCGCAAGC
Encoded proteins:
- a CDS encoding efflux RND transporter periplasmic adaptor subunit, translated to MKMNLYRSLLLSVIVLGAIACGNEKKKDEKEIGKSESQSPLITVDTLVLKKRTFQKQIVCNGKLRAVFKSDLSFDGTGVITAINGSNGGYVKKGSVLATLDNKEALVELEKSRRAMEKANIDLQDKLIGQGYSSDTTGIPTAILRNVKISSGYDNAIDQLEAAKRRLASCYLIAPFSGRIANLDAKIYDRSANKLCTLIDDSYFDVEFSILEAEIEEVTKGQHVKIIPFINDEKTFYGDVTEINPLIDEHGQVKIRARVRNADRYLMEGMNVKIILEREIKNSFVVPKDAVVLRDGFQVMFCYREGKAVWTYVDVVMSNIDSHVIKGSEKKQTVISEEDVVITSNNLNLADGTDVTPNNRR